The proteins below are encoded in one region of Thermothelomyces thermophilus ATCC 42464 chromosome 1, complete sequence:
- a CDS encoding glycoside hydrolase family 43 protein (CAZy_ID 267978): MARLSVCISALLAGLSAAKYIVPGGRWRDTDGNLVNAHAGCVTVDKDTGKFWLFGEYKVEGQTEGGGVSVYSSDDLATWESHGLALAPIEGHPYISPSHIIQRPKVVYSKVSNEYHMWWHADNSTYGLLLQGFARSPNISGPYTFVSATAPLGNWSQDFGIFTDYKDGRSYALYSNGDSREGRDVYLTAYNEDVSALDKVIHRFDKYDLEAPTIVQTDKSYYAIMSHKTGYRPNNVVAFRADSLAGPWSQPFMVAPPNTRTFNSQSGFTLTIRGKKRTTYLYLGDQWDSNSLWESRYIWLPMEIDDRKKTLRLVWNDVYDLDVKTGEWSPVRGKTYYAADAKTAGNAFKQEANFASKGVIVTGIRGNDSTVTFEGIEGSGKPQWVSFYYQNTDDMGFGDQPGGTPDRIGGTWQLRRIASVVVNGNTEKVETLYQRDTHKGIILSTPLLLTLEKGKKNTITVGGLWNGFDYKGADLDRIVVYPPETDRKRR; the protein is encoded by the exons ATGGCCCGGTTAAGCGTATGTATCTCGGCACTCCTGGCCGGCCTCTCGGCAGCCAAGTACATCGTCCCGGGGGGGAGATGGCGCGACACGGACGGCAACCTCGTCAACGCCCATGCGGGCTGCGTAACGGTCGACAAGGATACCGGCAAATTCTGGCTCTTTGGAGAGTACAAGGTCGAAGGCCAGACTGAAGGCGGCGGTGTTTCCGTCTACAGCTCGGATGACCTGGCGACGTGGGAAAGCCACGGCCTTGCCTTAG CTCCCATCGAGGGCCACCCGTACATCTCGCCCTCCCACATCATCCAGCGACCAAAGGTGGTCTACAGCAAGGTGTCCAACGAATATCAC ATGTGGTGGCACGCAGATAACTCCACGTATGGACTGCTGCTCCAGGGATTTGCTCGGTCGCCAAACATTTCGGGGCCTTACACCTTCGTGAGCGCCACCGCGCCCCTGGGCAACTGGTCCCAGGATTTCGGCATCTTTACCGACTACAAGGACGGGAGGTCCTACGCGCTCTACTCGAACGGCGACAGCCGGGAAGGCCGAGACGTGTATCTTACGGCCTACAACGAGGATGTGTCGGCGCTCGACAAGGTCATCCACCGCTTCGACAAGTACGATCTCGAAGCCCCGACCATCGTCCAGACGGACAAGAGTTACTACGCCATCATGAGCCACAAGACGGGCTACCGGCCCAACAACGTGGTCGCCTTCCGGGCCGACTCGCTGGCCGGTCCGTGGTCGCAGCCCTTCATGGTGGCGCCGCCCAACACGCGGACCTTCAACTCCCAGTCGGGCTTCACCTTGACCATCAGGGGCAAGAAGAGGACGACGTACTTGTACCTGGGCGACCAGTGGGACTCCAACTCGCTCTGGGAGAGCCGGTACATCTGGCTTCCGATGGAGATTGACGACCGCAAGAAGACACTCAGGCTCGTGTGGAACGACGTGTACGACTTGGACGTCAAGACGGGCGAGTGGTCCCCCGTCCGAGGCAAGACATACTACGCGGCCGACGCCAAGACGGCCGGCAACGCGTTCAAGCAGGAGGCCAACTTCGCCAGCAAGGGTGTCATCGTCACGGGCATTCGCGGCAACGACAGCACCGTTACTTTTGAAGGGATCGAGGGCTCCGGGAAGCCGCAGTGGGTGTCGTTCTACTACCAGAACACGGACGACATGGGCTTCGGGGACCAACCGGGCGGGACGCCGGACCGGATCGGCGGCACGTGGCAGCTGCGCCGGATCGCGAGCGTCGTCGTAAACGGTAACACGGAGAAGGTCGAGACGCTGTACCAGCGGGACACGCACAAGGGCATCATCCTCTCGACGCCTCTGCTGCTGACGCTggagaaggggaagaagaacACCATCACCGTGGGCGGGCTGTGGAACGGGTTCGATTACAAGGGGGCGGATCTGGACAGAATCGTCGTGTATCCCCCCGAAACGGACCGCAAGAGGCGATAA